From a region of the Roseivirga sp. 4D4 genome:
- a CDS encoding ATP-binding protein yields the protein MTAPRFILTLAFTITAHLATAQQAFQLSDTTAIFERIMAIPDQVQQYASDERLMLDKTLEELKKVDIELENIISQIEDTSSLEYQAVRRLLRRVLMYELRESREPATQSVSDILALFERYEKYETNLGFFQIILDYTAQYLQQKGAYQEAITLYNRGISILYKENKNEEFLYYIYVSILGLYVELEAPYLAQSIIELIDNHPENPDRNYKEMSSQAVTLYKVQYHMMVGEYSQALEILKGLNLDKSKQQLALHTKVHFTFANALIKNNMLDSASSIVKSMYEIPLKEKEDLNLRRLAAIQVNLLQERWDKSESLIDSIGKFQFSDQRYQSLFYDAKIETYQKIRTLDFAFKEYEAFKNYSDSVKTTLSLSRAIGLNSFLKNEEAQIEISRQKEVAEAKAKQDTILYAGILLICFITALAYYRIRTERKKTLLESELSQSREIALIKSNFLNNLSHEIRTPLTVISGYLDLLGKNIFNRDNAVKYIERATRNSNALVSNLNNYLLLSRLDGSQDNHTIESNKSMGSFIEELVESFEAIASQKQQTLYYQSNIKRDVPVNYAFEHLEKVISNLLNNAVKYTPARKAIHVSAMISERNLMITIKDEGMGMDEEEVKHIFDRFYQSMRHQHIGGFGVGLALVKQLVDTLNGTIEVESALNLGSLFRVTLPLSIESDGFYVQDDYEDTFRCITQGEETPAAVEINENRPKLLVVDDNAELMLYLTDLFKTKYECHYAFNGQEALDIALSKQFDLIISDMKMPIMGGVELFNELRKDKNYEATPFIILSASFTEHQEDLVSTLGITDYILKPFVPSELVARINFLLQNKMYRKQLHETNGAKLQFEAKHTDLMQRLNEIILENLDKGEFGVKELVETSGYSQSRLNQIVTQQTGLSPVKIILEIRLLKAYEFIAKSKYQTVSEVCFAVGINSKSYFFKKFKERFGITAGDLMKKHSKDFSA from the coding sequence ATGACAGCACCTAGGTTTATTCTGACTCTAGCATTCACTATCACAGCTCATCTAGCTACTGCTCAACAAGCATTTCAATTGAGTGATACAACAGCGATTTTTGAGCGTATCATGGCTATTCCTGATCAGGTTCAACAATATGCCTCTGATGAAAGACTCATGTTGGACAAGACCTTAGAGGAATTGAAAAAAGTGGATATAGAGCTAGAAAACATTATAAGCCAAATTGAAGATACGAGCAGCCTTGAGTATCAAGCAGTAAGGAGACTTCTTAGACGAGTATTAATGTATGAATTAAGAGAATCGAGAGAGCCGGCAACACAATCTGTAAGCGACATCTTGGCACTCTTTGAGCGATATGAGAAATATGAGACCAATCTAGGCTTCTTTCAAATAATATTAGATTATACTGCTCAATATCTTCAGCAAAAAGGAGCCTACCAAGAAGCAATAACGCTCTATAACAGAGGGATTTCAATATTATACAAGGAAAACAAAAATGAAGAATTCTTATACTATATATATGTTTCCATTCTAGGATTGTACGTGGAGCTAGAAGCGCCTTATCTCGCGCAGAGCATTATTGAATTGATCGATAACCATCCAGAAAATCCTGATAGGAACTATAAAGAAATGTCTAGTCAAGCCGTGACCCTCTATAAGGTACAATATCATATGATGGTAGGCGAGTATAGTCAAGCTTTGGAGATATTAAAAGGGCTTAATCTAGACAAATCCAAACAACAGCTAGCTTTGCATACGAAAGTTCACTTCACTTTTGCCAATGCTTTAATAAAGAACAATATGCTCGACAGCGCTTCAAGTATTGTAAAAAGCATGTATGAAATACCGCTAAAAGAAAAAGAAGATTTGAACTTGAGAAGACTGGCAGCTATTCAGGTAAACCTTCTGCAAGAAAGATGGGACAAATCAGAATCACTTATTGACAGCATTGGGAAGTTTCAATTCAGCGATCAGCGCTATCAATCCTTGTTCTATGATGCAAAGATTGAGACTTATCAAAAGATAAGAACACTCGATTTTGCATTCAAAGAATATGAGGCATTCAAAAACTATTCTGACTCTGTCAAAACGACTCTCTCGTTATCCAGGGCCATTGGACTCAACAGTTTTTTGAAAAACGAAGAAGCCCAAATTGAGATCAGCAGACAAAAGGAGGTTGCTGAGGCAAAAGCTAAACAGGACACAATTCTGTATGCTGGCATTCTTCTGATTTGCTTTATCACAGCCTTGGCATATTATCGAATAAGGACGGAAAGGAAGAAGACCTTACTGGAAAGTGAACTCAGCCAATCACGTGAGATTGCCCTAATTAAAAGTAATTTCCTCAACAACTTATCTCACGAAATAAGAACTCCCTTGACCGTGATCTCGGGTTACCTTGACCTTTTAGGTAAGAATATCTTTAACCGAGACAATGCGGTTAAATACATTGAACGGGCAACAAGAAACAGTAATGCCCTGGTGAGCAACCTCAATAACTATCTCCTATTATCCAGATTAGATGGCTCCCAAGACAATCACACAATAGAGTCCAACAAATCAATGGGCAGTTTCATCGAAGAACTGGTGGAGTCCTTTGAGGCTATTGCATCCCAAAAGCAACAAACGCTCTATTACCAATCTAATATAAAGAGAGACGTTCCTGTCAATTACGCCTTTGAACACTTAGAGAAAGTGATTTCAAATCTATTGAACAATGCCGTCAAGTATACTCCGGCCAGAAAGGCAATTCACGTTTCGGCAATGATTAGTGAAAGAAATCTAATGATCACGATCAAGGATGAAGGCATGGGTATGGATGAGGAAGAGGTTAAGCATATTTTTGATCGCTTCTATCAATCAATGCGCCATCAGCATATCGGAGGCTTCGGTGTCGGGCTGGCATTAGTAAAACAGCTCGTGGACACCCTAAATGGGACTATCGAGGTGGAGAGTGCGCTAAACTTAGGTAGTTTATTCAGGGTCACACTCCCACTTTCAATCGAGTCCGATGGATTCTATGTCCAAGATGATTATGAGGATACCTTTAGATGTATCACTCAAGGTGAGGAGACTCCAGCCGCAGTCGAAATCAATGAAAATAGACCAAAGCTATTGGTGGTTGATGATAATGCTGAACTAATGCTCTATTTAACAGATTTGTTCAAGACCAAATATGAATGTCATTACGCGTTCAACGGACAGGAAGCTTTAGACATAGCCTTGTCAAAGCAGTTTGATCTGATTATTTCCGATATGAAAATGCCCATTATGGGAGGCGTTGAATTATTCAATGAGCTACGTAAGGATAAAAACTATGAAGCAACTCCGTTCATAATACTCTCCGCTTCATTCACTGAGCATCAGGAAGATTTGGTCTCGACCTTAGGGATAACTGACTATATTCTGAAGCCCTTTGTGCCTTCAGAACTAGTAGCTCGAATCAACTTTCTACTGCAGAATAAGATGTACCGAAAGCAATTGCACGAGACTAACGGTGCAAAACTTCAATTTGAAGCTAAACATACCGATCTAATGCAAAGGCTTAACGAGATCATTTTAGAGAATCTGGACAAAGGAGAGTTTGGAGTAAAGGAATTAGTAGAGACATCTGGTTATAGCCAAAGTAGACTCAATCAAATTGTGACCCAACAGACCGGTTTAAGCCCTGTGAAGATTATCCTCGAAATACGCTTATTGAAAGCCTATGAATTCATTGCAAAATCCAAGTACCAAACAGTAAGTGAAGTATGCTTTGCCGTAGGTATCAACAGTAAGTCTTACTTTTTCAAAAAATTTAAAGAACGATTCGGCATTACTGCTGGCGACTTAATGAAAAAGCATTCCAAAGATTTTTCAGCTTAG
- a CDS encoding AraC family transcriptional regulator, protein MLIELLPLLIGAAVIAHCFFLVVALRMLSSKLSNKLLAATLFFLAIRIGGCIAGLIYDDFELTGLYIGALSFSVIGPLYYFYLRSLWSPSFRLTIKHYYHLSILILTLAALPFLTVELAFGLYLIALLAMITYTIAGLIHIRRSSAMYRKDDMRWKWTRYFNIGVGLLMVLFFSQSLFFDALIYQGIIIASAFILYGLTLYALKQVKLFMHEPKKGSNSQQIEVLGHRIANLLEKEETFTNPFMSVTLLAKQLNEPAYLVSLAVNAHFDKSFPELINALRIKRAEALLTDHSKSHFTIEAIAYESGFNALSAFYSAFRKAHRQTPKTFRNQRDRSKP, encoded by the coding sequence ATGTTGATTGAATTACTGCCTTTACTAATAGGGGCTGCAGTCATAGCGCACTGCTTCTTTCTTGTAGTTGCCTTAAGAATGTTAAGCAGTAAACTATCCAACAAACTACTGGCTGCAACACTCTTCTTTCTTGCCATCAGAATCGGAGGTTGTATTGCAGGGCTCATATATGATGATTTTGAGTTAACAGGCCTTTACATCGGGGCCCTGTCCTTCTCTGTTATCGGCCCATTGTATTACTTCTACCTAAGAAGCCTATGGAGTCCGTCATTTCGACTTACTATCAAGCACTATTATCATTTGAGCATCCTCATCTTGACGCTTGCTGCCTTACCTTTTTTAACCGTAGAACTGGCCTTTGGGCTTTACCTGATAGCTCTATTGGCAATGATCACTTATACCATTGCAGGGTTGATACATATCAGAAGGTCTAGTGCTATGTATCGCAAAGATGATATGAGATGGAAATGGACCAGATACTTCAATATAGGGGTTGGACTCTTGATGGTTTTATTCTTCAGTCAATCACTATTCTTTGATGCATTGATCTATCAGGGGATTATAATAGCTTCTGCTTTCATTTTGTATGGACTCACCCTATATGCTTTAAAACAAGTCAAGCTATTTATGCATGAGCCTAAGAAAGGATCTAATAGTCAACAGATTGAAGTATTGGGCCATCGCATAGCAAATCTCTTAGAAAAAGAAGAAACATTCACAAACCCTTTTATGAGTGTCACTTTGCTTGCTAAACAACTTAATGAGCCGGCCTATCTAGTGTCACTAGCAGTCAATGCACATTTTGATAAGAGCTTCCCTGAATTGATTAATGCACTTCGCATAAAAAGAGCAGAAGCGCTATTGACGGACCATTCCAAAAGTCATTTCACCATAGAGGCCATTGCATATGAAAGTGGATTTAATGCCTTGTCAGCCTTTTATTCTGCCTTCAGAAAAGCTCACAGGCAAACTCCAAAAACTTTCAGAAATCAAAGGGATCGCTCAAAACCATGA
- a CDS encoding c-type cytochrome encodes MQKKLKRRLVYLIAIPISLVILLLVFLTVFEYSTVADIKESLSNVDKQESLAYGKVLFGTRGCASCHSIVPDEKSLGPNLFGIAYRQSEAYIKQSIVTPGAVIIKGFDNVVMPNFGDILDDQQVNALVDYISTIK; translated from the coding sequence ATGCAAAAGAAGTTAAAAAGAAGACTCGTTTATCTTATAGCTATCCCTATTTCTTTAGTCATTTTACTCTTAGTATTCCTCACAGTCTTTGAGTATTCAACCGTAGCCGATATCAAAGAATCACTGTCTAATGTAGACAAGCAGGAGTCCTTAGCCTATGGAAAAGTACTATTCGGCACTAGAGGTTGTGCCAGTTGTCATAGCATTGTGCCGGACGAGAAAAGCCTCGGCCCAAATCTTTTTGGCATTGCTTATCGCCAATCAGAAGCATATATCAAACAGTCTATTGTTACCCCTGGTGCGGTCATCATAAAAGGTTTCGATAATGTGGTTATGCCTAATTTTGGAGATATTCTGGATGATCAGCAGGTAAATGCCTTAGTAGACTATATTTCAACTATCAAATAG